AATGATGTGGTCTTCATCGAATATAAGATTTTTGCTTAACGTTTTGGGATTTCTCCCAATTTTTTTTTCCATTTGAATAAGTCTTAAATCGCGCCATTTACAACCCCAAACCTCTTCTTCAAATTGAGGGGGGATATGGGCAGATGCCGTTAGTTTGATATAAAAGACCTCTTTACTTAACCAGGCATGCATGCAATTACTTTCAACGAAGTAATCGAAAACCTGAGCTTGGTCTTTAGAATAAAATTCATGCGAGATTTTTAGTTCTGTAACTTGATCTTTTTTAGAGAGAAAATTTTGATAGTGAAGGAGTCTGACTTCATCATAAAGTTGTTCAAAGAATACTTTTTGCTCTTTAGAAAAATCAGATTTTGCCTGGAGTTTCTCCATTTGCTTCATGTGAGCGTAAATGTTCATAATGGATTGCTCATGCATAAGAGCTGAGGGAGAATGAGCGGAGTCCGTTTTGTAAATTGCAAAGAGATGTGGTTGTCGATCAAAACCCACGATGTAATGGTTTAATACCATCCAACGAAGAACAGCTTCTGTCAGGTCCATGGAAAATTTAATTTCGGAAGGATTTAGAATGAATAAGTCGGAAGAAGCATTCTGGTATAGTGTTTTTTGATGAGTCGTATTTTTTAGAAAAATATTTAACAGAGAACTCAGGGATTTAAGATCGTTAATGGAATTCAATTGATTGCGAAGTTCTCCATCTAATCCAGCAATGACAACTTGCAATTTTTCTGCATTCTTTAAATTTTTAAAGGAGTGACCTTTAAAATGCATTCTTTGCTTGATTTGGGAAGAGGATAAAAATGTGACTTTGCCGGGCATTTTTTTTGTGACCAGAGATCGGAAAAAGGGAATTTTGATCAAAAATCTTTGAAAAATATGTATTTTCACAACAGAAAATTGATCAGAGTTAGATAGATTTTGGACAACTTTAAAGCGCTGGTTACTATACCATTTGCCTTTTTGGATTTTTTCGATATTTGATTCCACGACTTCTTGAAAGGAGCCTGTTCCGATAATTTTCATTTGTAACTCTGTGATAATGAAGGTGTAAAAGTAATGTCAGGGTATCGTGCAAATGAAAGGTCATCATAAAAGGGGGGTGGGAATATAGTCAATCATATCAAAGTTATTTTTTGATTATGATCATTCCCGTATTTTGGAAAATCGAGTGGGAGTTTATTGTTGCGAGATGCGGAATGTATCTTTCTCTGAAGGATCGGAATTTTTTGTCCGTTCAAATGATTGAATGAAGCGTTCTCTTTTTAAAATGTTAAGAATCTCAAATGTTTGGTCATCATGTTCTAAACCTTTCCAGTCAAAAATCGGATAAAAAGCCAAATTTCGAGCTAACTGTGCTAGGCCAACGAAATTAGAATTATTTTCTTTTATCGTCGTTTCTTTTAATAAATAGTTAACCAAATCCCTTAATTTTGGAAAAAAATGATAAGTTCCATCAACCTCAAAAACTTTATGTAAATGCGCTTTCTTATTTAAAAACGTAAGGACTTTTTCGAAAGAATCATGAGGTAATGTGGGTTTCCATACTTCTTTTGCATGAGTTTGGCGTAAGTTTAACTTTTTAATAATTTCCTTAGCCTCGCTTTTTTCGGCAGTGTTTAGTTTTGACTCTCTGAAACATTTTGGGGGAATCACAACCTTATGGTTGGTGCGAAAATCCTCATGCAAATCTTCTTCGGTTGCAAAAACCAACGTAAGAGGATTTGAACATTCGTATGTAAAAATAAGGTGGTTGTTTTTTAAAATTTCTAAAACTTCAATTTCAGCAGGAAGTAATTTACATTCTACTATAGCATGATAATACGAGCGGGTATTTATTTGTTTAACAATAGATTCGGCAAACTCTTGTTGTTCTTTGTTGCCAAAAAAAAGATTTAATGAAATCGGGGTGCGATTCCTTATAAAATCTTGTTCTTTTTGGAGCGTGGTTTTGTTCCGCCATGTTAAATTCCAAGTTTCATCTTTCACATCTTTTGGTAAACGACCTTGAGAGGATAATTGAAAGAATATCTTTTGTTCATGGGCACATGTCCATCCATGAATGGTATTTGTTTCAAGTAAATAATCTAAAACTTCGTTGTCTTCTTTTTCTGATCGTTGTCTGAAATCAAATAGTGATCTGAGAGCAAAACTAGCTGTTTTGTATTCGCGAAAAATGTTCTTACGTCGGGCGTTATCCAAACATCGTAAAAGATCATTAAAAAGAGCATGTTGATTTTTGGAAAATCCTGGTTTGGGAGAAAGGGCAACTTGGGGTGTTTGGATATATCGAAGGAGTTCGCAAAGTTTCTCTTTTGTAACTCGCTCATAATTCCCATGTAGTTCGGGAACATGGTCTGATGAAGTGTAGAACAACCAATATTGGCCAAAATCGTCATAAGCGACGATTTTTTCATTCATCACCATCCATCTGAGAACTGCTCTTATTTGGTTAGATTCTGAGAATGATGTTAATCGACCAGAATTCAACCTGGTTGTGAAGGGCTCGATGTTAGAAAAAGCTTTTCGTTGTAATTCTCTATCTAACGCGTATGTTTCGATAAGAAGTGCTAACTTTTTTATATCATCCATACTTTTGAGAGAACCTAGAGCAGTTAAATCTTCAGTTAAAAATTCAAATTGTTTTTTTTCAGAAAGTTTTGGAAAGTCAATTTTTTTATTTAAAGCCGGTCGCTTTGCTTTAGCATTAGAAGAGGCAGCAGCTCCATATATTGTGAATTTTCTAGCTGCCTCATTGATTTTACGTATGGCTTCGGATGTAGATAAAGCGCGGATCTTGCTGAATTTTTGCGGAAGAAATTTGTTTGAAAATATATAAAAGAGTCTTTGAAAGATATTTAACGAAACAAGTGAAATCGTGTGGTTATCATCATTAACGAGTACTTTCACTCTGTAGAGATGATAGTTTTTGCCTTGTAAAATAATCGATTTAAATGGGGTGATATCACTCCAATTTTTAGTTGTCATTATCGTGTTCATAAAAAACTAAAAACCTTAGGGCATTCTTTATTTTTGTTAGAAAAATTTAGTGGAAATTTTAATTAAAACCACTTAATAAAGCAAGTTTTAGCTTGAAGAACTTATTTCATCTGGGATGCTTCAAAAAGACGTTCCAAGAGGTCACGTCCCGTCTTGGTAATTTGGGTCTTTCCTTTATTGGCGAGCAGGACAATTCCTATTTTTTGATTAGGTAAGAGGCCGATATAACTTGAAAAACCGGGAACTTGTCCGTTTTTATCGACAAAAAGAAGTTTGTCTGTGGTGTATTTTTGCCAGCCTAATCCAATCGATAGCTGATCATTGATTTTAAAAAAGCTTTTTTGAGTCAACTCCATCGCTTGCATGAGCTCTTGTGGGCCTTCAATGCCAAGGCTTGCCATCAAAAATTTTAGCAGGTCCCTAGATGTTGAGCGGAGAGCGCAGCCAGCAGGCCAGGCATTTACAGACGATCTTTCCGCAAGATTGCCTTCTTTTGTATAGCCTTGAGCATAAAGCTCTTGGTAAGCATGGGGAACAATAAGAAAGGTCGATTTCATAAACAAGGGTTCAAGAATGTGTTCTTTGATTGAATCTCCATAATGTTTGTTCTCAACATCTGCTATCGCATATCCAAGTACACCATAGCCTAGATTAGAATAGGAATAGTGTTCTCCAGGCGGCCGGTCGGGCTGCCATTCGCTTAAAAAATGGAGGACGGAATTCTTGTGATATTTTTTTCCTCGATGGGGAGGAAGGCGAGGAGGAATTCGTGGAAGTCCTGAAGTGTGGGTAGCGAGTTGCAAAAGTGTGACTTTTCCAATCCCTTGTAAACGCTTTTGAACGTTTGGGAGGTATTTGATGACGGGATCGGAGAGGCGCATTTTACTTTTTAAAATTTGGATAGCCAACGCAGTTGAAGTAAAGACTTTTGTGAGGGAAGCAATTTCGAATAATGTATCAGAAGTCACTGATTGATTGGAAAGATCATCGGCAAATCCAAAATTAAAGAAATAAGGTTTTTGATTGTAATAAAGTGCGATAGCCATTCCTGGAATCTGTTTTTCTTGCATGTACTTTTGGATGGTTTGCTCGATGATGAGTGCCGGATTTTGTTTACTATTTTCAGCTTGAACAAATGACGCTAGCAGAAATAAAAAAGTATAAAAGAAAATATGGCACATGTTTTTAGCCCTTTTCAATCAAACATTTGCGATTGTTAAACAGGTTTCGTTTTCTATCTCTATAGCATTTTATCAATTTGTTAATATAAGTTTTTTTTGATTTTTTTTGAGTCCTTGGATAGGGTTAAGAAAAACTTATAAATCTTTTTAAAGGGCTGTTCTAAAACTTGTAAGGATAGTTTATGATGGCGGGATTGTTTTTATTCTATTCGATCGCTTTAGGGGCTATCGCTTTAAAACAAAGGATTTTGGCAATTAGTTTTATCATCTTGGGAATATTTTTATCTTTGTTAATGCTTTGGCATTTAGCAACTGATACATTAAAAATTAACTGGTGAGGAATACATGCAAATATGGGAAAGAGGCCTCAATGCTCTGGTTGTTTTGATTTTGTGTGGAGTTCTCCTATCAGCTTACTTTGTTCAATTTTTTTGGCACGAAGAACCCTGCCCTTTATGTCTGCTTCAAAGACTTGGAATGATTAGCGTGGCTGCAGGATTACTTTTAAATCTATTTTTTGGAGTACGCATGAGCCATTATGCGTTATCCTTGCTAAGCTGTTTATTTGGGGGTTTTGTGGCTCTTAGACAAATTTCTCTACATGTTTGTCCCGGCTTTTCAACTTTTGGATTACCTGTCTTAGGATTAAGTTTGTACACGTGGTCATTCATCGTTTTTGCCTGTGCTGTCTGTGCCATCAGTTTAATTCTCTTTTTGTATCGCCCAGATAAAAGTGAACAGGTGCCCTTGAATCAAGAATGGTTTTCCAAGTTTGCCTTGGGATTAACGTTGGCTATCTCTCTTGCGAATATATTGACTACCTATCTGCAATGTGGATGGGGCGTTTGCGAATAAAATTAAATCTAGAGGTCATATGGTTACGGTCACAAGTTATTCTCATGTATTTCCTTTGGGATCAGTAAGTCCTCAAAAATCTTCGGCTGGTGGATATAGAATCGATGCGCGTCAAGATAATTTCCCGGCTTTGCAGGGAATGTCTCTATCTTGTTTAGTTTTGCATCCGAAGGCTTTTCGGGAACCGCACTGGCATCCCAATGCAGATGAGTTGAGTTATTGTATCGATGGAAAGGCCCTCATGACCATATTCAGTCCTGGAGCCGGACATGATACCTTTAGTATTGAATCTGGAGATATCGTGTATGTTCCTAGAGGATATATTCATCACATTGAAAATATTGGAGATCAGGATTTTAAAGCTCTTTTATGTTTTGA
This portion of the Parachlamydia acanthamoebae genome encodes:
- a CDS encoding serine hydrolase, with the protein product MCHIFFYTFLFLLASFVQAENSKQNPALIIEQTIQKYMQEKQIPGMAIALYYNQKPYFFNFGFADDLSNQSVTSDTLFEIASLTKVFTSTALAIQILKSKMRLSDPVIKYLPNVQKRLQGIGKVTLLQLATHTSGLPRIPPRLPPHRGKKYHKNSVLHFLSEWQPDRPPGEHYSYSNLGYGVLGYAIADVENKHYGDSIKEHILEPLFMKSTFLIVPHAYQELYAQGYTKEGNLAERSSVNAWPAGCALRSTSRDLLKFLMASLGIEGPQELMQAMELTQKSFFKINDQLSIGLGWQKYTTDKLLFVDKNGQVPGFSSYIGLLPNQKIGIVLLANKGKTQITKTGRDLLERLFEASQMK
- a CDS encoding disulfide bond formation protein B, whose product is MQIWERGLNALVVLILCGVLLSAYFVQFFWHEEPCPLCLLQRLGMISVAAGLLLNLFFGVRMSHYALSLLSCLFGGFVALRQISLHVCPGFSTFGLPVLGLSLYTWSFIVFACAVCAISLILFLYRPDKSEQVPLNQEWFSKFALGLTLAISLANILTTYLQCGWGVCE